The region TGTCATCCGTGTGTCTGGGACCCACTGGGGCAGGGCTCAAGGGACAAGCTAACCTGGGAGAAAGGGAGCCTTCAGCTGTCCACGTCACGGGTGCCCCGTAGCTCTTGCTtggcctgcaggtgctgaggccCTGCCACACCTGCCCTCACCTTGGTGCTCCCTCCGTCCCCACAGCGCAGCCATGCTGAAGATTGCTGAGATGCAGTACAGCGGTGCCAACAGCATCTTCCTCCGCTTGCTCATTGACAAGAAGTATGCACTGCCCTTCCGCGTGGTGGATGCGCTTGTCTTCCACTTCCTGGCCTTCCGCACAGACCAGCGGGTCCTCCCTGTCCTGTGGCACCAGAGCTTCCTGGCCTTCGCCCAGCGCTACAAGGAGGACCTGTCCTCGGAGCAGAAAGAGGCCTTGCTCGAGCTGCTCAAATTCCACTGCCACCCACAGATCTCGCCAGAGATCCGGAGGGAGCTGGTGAACTCCAAGACACGGGATGTGGAAGGGCAGCAGCCTGTGGCCATggagtgagcaggaagaggtgGGGAGGCAGGGATCTGCTCTGAGAGCTTGCCAACTGCCTGAGGACGCTGGTGGATGCAGCTTGGAGCTCGGCTCGGAACGAAGCCATTGGGAGGTGCATGTGAGCTTCTGTCCCTGGGATCCTGCTGCTCCAAGCCGGGTGCTAGGAGCAGGCTGTGTCCAGTGACCCAGACTGTGCTCTTTGCGCTGCTTGTTGTGGGACAAGGCAGTCCCCTGTCCCACCCTGCGAGTCCGGTGCCCAGCAGTACCCAGGTGAGAGGAGGGTTTGGCCTGTTCCCATTTTGGAGAATAAAGCCCAAGCTGTGTCTATCGGTCCAGGGGCGATTCTGCCCCACGGTCAGACCTCTCTTTCAGCTGCGCCCATGGTGTGGCGCTGCCTTGTCCTAGTGTTGCTGTGTCCTATCTGCCTTGGACTGTCCCCAGCAGGTGGCAGAGCAAAGCCACGAGCTGGAGGCTTCGTGCAGAGCTGCGTgccagagctgcaggtgctgtccCAGCTGCGAAGGGAGAAAAGGGCCCCTGtgcatccccgctcccctccctgtGCCCCTGCTGCCCAGGGGACTCCTGCCTACACTGTGCCCCGAGAACCCGGTGGGCGAGGGAAGGGAGAGTGGCTCCCTCTTCAAGGGAAGCAGGGTGAGAAAGGGCTGGGACCTGCTAGCAGAAATGCAGAGGTGCAGGGAGTTGTGAGGGGGGTTCCCCAGgctgctgcttgagcagggggagagGGTCAGCACTGAGCAGGGCAGGGACAGGCCACGCGTGTTTTGTTGGCTGTAAGAGAGGTGCACGTTGTGTGAGGTGGTGATGTCTCAACTGTTGTCAAAGCTGCTCtaaggggtttaaaaaaaaaaaaaaaagggctcctTCTAGTGCTTGAGGGTTTCCTTACCCTATTACCAGGGTAAGGGTACCAGGGTTTTCTTACCAGCTATTACCAGGCAAGTGAGGTGTAGAGCTGCCTTTGTCATGTCCACTGTTAGGCTGCACTACAGCCCTGAGCTGCGACAGCGTGGGCACGGGGCACATGGTCCGGGCAGTGGCGAGTGCAAGAGCAGCACAGCAGTACTGAAAGCAACAGGGAAAGCCCCATGGTGGCCAGCACAGAGGGAAAAGCCTCCAGCTGGCAGAGAGCAATGAGCTATGCTTCTTAGGGTGCCTGGGAGcaggctggggcacagggcagcctTGACTCCCCCCCAGTTCCTTTACTGCTCCCTGCAGTGGGTCccttgctggctgctcctgggcctgggccaccctccttccccttgcTGCACCTATTGCAGACTTGTCCCTGCGACTTGGCTCCCCAGCCACTGacctccctctccccaccaccGTCCCTCCTCCAAAATGCCCGCCAGCCCCTTTTGCTAGTGaaggagctgggtttttttttttgaaacatactGGGTTTGCTCCTCAGCAAGGTTTGTAAAGCTCCAGCCTCCAGGGCCGCTTTCCTCGGCTGCCCAGTGAGGCTGCGTACCTGCCCTCATTGCAGCAGCCTGCCCACACACGTTTCATATCCACTGGAAAACCCAGctgcatttttcctcctcttggccTGTGAGGTTCTGCACTTACCTGGGGACTTGCTAAGGGCTCCAGGTGATGCTGTGACAGTACAAGGCCCACATGCTTGCGCATAACTGGCCTTGCCCCTGAAAccagcacaaagtcctgctgagAAGACCCAGGTAGAAaagcccctgcagctccctgtTGCAGCAGTACCTTGCCTGTGCTGAAAAATGGCCTCTCAGCTTTGCTTCTCCCAAGAGCTGGCACCTTCTTCCTTGACAACCgagctacagcaggagcagaaGCCACGTGAAAGAAAGCAGCATACAAAGCCCAGCTGCTGTGGGCTGCTTGCACACCACAGTGCACCGTGCCTTTTCCCCAGCTTCCTGATTTTATCTCCTTTAACAAAGCCAGAATCTGATGTGCGAGAGAGATATCCTGGGCTCTCGCACAGCACATCCAGCCTGCTCTTGCCATCCTGCACCGCAGCCAGCGTGGTTGCACCGTGTCGATCTGTAGAGGGAGGCTTCAAAGGCACCGGGGGGGTGTGAAGGCACCAGCTCCCCTCCAGCAGCTGCGAGGCCTGCGCTGCGCACGCAGGCGCCTTGCCCACAGGAAGGTGTTCAGTGCAGCGCTGTTTGTGTCTGGGCCTTTTTCACATTCATCCACCACCATCTGCAAACTGCACCAGGGCTTCAGCAGCCCTGTGAGAAAGCGCGAGCAATGCCTATCTCAGAGGCGCAGAGCCAAGGCCTCGCTAAGTCTGGCAGGTGCTGTAGCATATCCTTTGGTTTGCTCACCTCCACATCTCAacagtgctgaggctggctgaTGGCATCTTCTCAGCTCCCTCACTGttgctctgctcttcacagcctTGCTTGGGGTTCTGACTGACATTTCCACTGCTTCCTTCTCTCCCGCAGCCCTTCTCAAGCTCttacaccaccaccaccaccaccccccctgCCTGCTCGTTCCCACTTCACCCTGCTCCTGTAGCTtgggaaaggccaggctggagGCCTTCAGGACCAGCCTGCCCaggctgcttcctgcagctgacaTATCCCACCTGAGAGCACCCCCggggcagagacagcagctctgcaTAGGAGCAGGAAAGCAGGAGTCTTCCCTGTACCTGGGCTGCCCCAGGCACAACACAGAGCaactttcaaagcaaaaaccTCGATgcataaatatttgtttaaaatactttattgcaTCATATCACCCTCTGATTCTCCCAGCAGTGGGACTCTTGCATGTGAACACCAAACCATGTTtactcttaaattaaaaattcatttatatatatatataatttgtttccttttgtacAGACAGGCTCTGCACTCCCCCCTACCCTTCCCGCTAGCAGGAGTCAGTGGCAGATGGCTTTTTGACAAATCATGCTAGTGGAAAAAGAGCAGCCCCAGCTTTCTCCACTAGATAAGACTTTTGTTTCCAGTGGCATCCAAAAAGGAATATTTCCACGTCCTTTTCCACATCCCCCACAGGAGGACAACAGCTACAGATCCATGTGTCCAGAGGTCATCAAGCAGCAATAGTCTGCCTCCCATCCCTGCAGAGTCTCGCTGGCTTCTCTTCGTTAATACAATACTACAATTTAATGGTTctctcagaaaagcagcattttttttttaaaaccacttttTATAAAAACTAACAGACAAGATCAACAACGACGCAACAAAAATGCAATCACTTTTCAACTGAATTGCGCAGCAGATTTTCCACCCTACGAGGCTACAACTCAAACCCACATGGATATGCAAAACAGCACCCTCCTCAACGTGATCTGAGATCCCTGCCTTGGAGAAGCGAAGATGCGTTTCAGATGATAGCAGCACATtcaaatgtatttcttaaaatCAAGTCTGATGTCTGAGCTACCTAAAAACCAACCAGCTTCCAAATGAGAGTCCCTATTGCCCAGGAAGCTAAGGAAGGGGACAAAAGGCGATCAAGGCACTCTTTTGGAAGGAGAGGAAACCAGCATCCAGGCCCCACAGCAAGAAAATGCaggtcttcctccctccctattTCTTAGCAGTTAACAATAAATTAAGCAGCCTCAGTGGGGCAGCGGAAAGCCAAGGCCATTTGCAGTGGTTTGCGCTCCAGAGCTGCACTGTCCCTGCTGCATGTGCTGTGCCCAAACCTCACGCGAGAGGCTGCTCCCTGAGGCGAGAACTTCTCTTCTACTGTCCACACAGACAGGGAGCACTTCCCCAAAGCAAGCCAAAAACCCGCAAACCCCAACGCTAATGGCAACAAGAaatggcctgggagaaggaggtgggggggtTACAGACATTGCAGTGCATAAGCCGAGATAAAAGGCTCCCTATACCTGTTTGATGGCCCATGCAGGGCTGGACATGGTCACGGTAACAGTACCGAGGAGACAGCAAACAGCAGCCACCCGGGCTAAGAGGAATGCGAACTGAGAAACTTTTTACAACTTCATTTTGGATTctgcaccccctccccagctATTCTCGAGTCCCACCACCATGAAAAAGTCCCCTGCCACCTGCAGAAACCAGCAAGTAGTGCAGGCAGTGAGCTCTGCCAACTGGCCTCCTGCACTTACTTTGATGGCTACTTGTGAGGGTTCCCCAAACACCTTCCTGCTGTCCCTCTCCAGTGTTACAGGAGTGGAGATGGACAAGCACAGAGCCCTCTCTCTGTGCACCTAGCAAGAAGAACAAATCCTCAGCTGGCTTCAAATGGATGGGGTTAATGGATGGGTAGGTGGAAGCCAAAGACTTTTTGGTGTCCAGGGCAAGGTCCTGTTCTCATGGGGCTGGGCAGCTCTCGGGAAGGGGAGGCTGGTCACAGGTTGATGTCTGTGACATCTGTAGGTGTGCTGGTGGGTTGGCTGGCCGAGTAAGCAGCAGTCTTGGTGGCTCTGTATTCCTGTTGGCTTTGGGACACCTGTTTCAGGCTCTCGGCTAAGGCTGCCTCAATCTGCTCCTGACAGCCTTTCAGGCAGTCCTGTGGGAGAGGAAACAAGACAAGAGGCCTCAGTTCTTCTCTGTTGTTCAGAGGTGAGAGGACCTTATAAATAGCTCTGAACAGCTGCTGGGCTACGTCTCTGGCCCCTGGAGCATCTAAGCACACAGAAGACAAGTCTTTTTCCTACAAGGAGCATCTCCAACTCTATGCTTTAGGCCCCTCCCAAGGAGaaggctctgctctggctctcttctgcttccctgctctgctgcgtTCTTGCAAAAGACAACATTACTGCCCATCAGAGGCTGGCAGAGCTTCCCAAAGCATCACAGTATTCACTTGGAGGCAACGTGATTTCAGCATCACAGTAGTCAGCTGCTACTGAGGGCTGAAAGGAGAACAGCTCCGCGCAGGCCAGTATCAACCTTTCTGGCCAGGGCTTCCTAGAGCCACACGAAGGCCTGCTCTTACAGCAGGCATGGGTGCTCATAGGGACCTTGAGGTCccacctgcctcccctgcaggcTCCACATCCAAGGTCTCCTTGGAGCTCTGCACTGCCGGGCGCCTCTGTGGTCACCCAGCTGCTGTAGAGAGAAGCTGCATACAGCTCCGAGTCCTCCCATCCCTGCCCGCGCCTGAGCTGCTGGCCAAGGTTAGCCTCTGCTGGGTGCCCTGGCTCTCACACACGCACTCCGAGTCACTCACTCAGCTTGGGGATCTCAAACgcagccctgcacagccccaaTACCACGTCCTCCGAGCAGGCAGCCCCCAGCCACGTGCTCCCGACAGCGCTGCGTGCCGCTGATGCTCTGCATCGTTACAGGAATGGCTCTGCAGCTGAGCAGTTTCTCACACGGTTCCTgccctcctgctcttccctcGGCGAGCCCTGCATGACTCACTCGAGCCTCCCCGGGGCCCAGGAAAGCCAGAACTGAGGGGACGCACAAGCCCCACAAACAGGAAGACGCAGAGGACTGAGAGCGGTGGCCTACTGCTTATAataaagacacccccccccccaccccaagctatAAACAGATGAGGAAACTCCTCCAACCCGACACTAGAGAGCTGTGACGCATCGAGAGCTGCGGGAGGCCTCTCGCTGCTGCGGCTGGGGTTTCGCCGAGGGGGAAAGGTGGCATTTTGCTCCTCAAGGCTGGACCCGAGCCGGACGCTGCGGGGCCGCGTCTGCTCGCTGGATGCTGTCACACATTGAAATCTCTTACCAGGAATCCACCACCGGTTCTTAGAAACTGACAGAGGATGTGGCAAGCAAAAATagcaacgcccacctccccttcccGGAGCCATTTCCAGTAAGCAGAGTCTCTAACCCTTTTACCCGCAGCGAGCTCGCTGCAGGGCCTCGCGCAACAGCCGGCCCAGGGCTCGCTGCAGCGAGGGGCGCAGGGGACAGCGCGGGAGCCAAGGCCGCGGGGAGGAGAGGATTCCTGGGGTCACTGCGCCCAATCTGCACCCAGATTGCTGGTTCGGTGCAATCTAACAGGAACTGCCACCGCGTCACGGCCTCTCTGCGCTGACCCCAATAGCAGCCAAGACAGGCACGTGTCTGAAGAGCCGCAACCAGGCTCTCTGTAGGCCATTTCAACAGAGATGTTAAAAGCTGGCTTGCCCGCATGGAGCCaggctcctctgcctgcctcggGGCTTGTTGGGGCATCACCtattctgcagagcagctgtgccTTGGGGCTCTCCAAGACACGCTGGGAAGCCAGCGGGGCCTGGACCTCTCCACGAAGGAGCAAGAACTGGTCCAGAGCGCGCCAGAGCAGTCCCAAGTCATGCGTGAAACTGGCACAACCAGCAGTCAAGCAGCCCCAGTTGGGTGGCTCAGCTCCTGCCGGCCCAGGGCTGGGAGCGCCTGGCCAGCCCAGCGCACCCCTGCCCAGCTGTCTCCCTCCGGCCCTACGGGCTCACTGCGCCTTTGGTATTCCCAGGTGGAGCCTCAACAGCTGTAGGAAAGGGGTCACTCGTTGCTGAACCAAAGGGGAAACTGAGTCACACCAGGGGAAACCACAAGGCCAGTTCGGGCAGAGAGTTAACACCACAGTCAAATGCGGGAGGCTGAAGCCAGGTGCTTCCCCAGGCAGCGCTGCTCCCACGGACGCTTCCCCAAGGCTTCCTTCCATCCAAGGAGCCGCCTTGGCCCTGCCAGGGGCAGGGGCTGttgtacagcaccttgcacaggGGCGGGCTGCAGAGCAGGAAGGACGCCCTCTTTCGGCTGGCGCAGGGAAGGgctgaagagcagcagggctggaggaagaggagggagggagggaagagctggagGACAGCAGGGGCCTGGTTTCagctcccctccctgcttcccacctGTCCTCTGCCAGCTCCGACACGCTCTGCTCCCCGGGTAGGTTtcatcccctgccccattcacCGCAGCAGCCTGAGAGCAGCTGGCTGCGGCGATTCTCTCTTTAAAAAGGctcagacaaacaaaaaagagagagtcATACAATAAAATAGGACACCCTCCTGCCTCATCCCCTCTCTGCCCAGACAATGCCAGGACCCAGTCTCCCCCTGCCGTAGCACAGACGCGTCTCTTCCAATTCCTGACACTGCTGTCATGGGACTGTAACTAACCCCACGCCTGGCTGCCGGCATCAGCGCTCAGGCATGAGAAAAGATCAAAAGGGGCCTTGGCAGAATAAAGGCTCCCGATTTCTCTACAGCAGGAGCAACCTGAAGACTGGGAGTCTGACTGGGTCCCCTTTCCCTAGCCAAAGGGCAGAAGAGGGCCAAGCAGACCCTCCTTGTCATCCCACATCCCCAGCAAAGCCCCCGTTATCAGCATCCTGGATCGCCTTGGCCCCCAGCCCTGTTCCCACCCAAGTCTGGGCACCTGTAACCAGACACCATCTGAGATTAGCAGATGCTGAGCCCAGCTTCTCCTTCTGCCCCATCCCACCCTGTCAACCCGATCCTGCTAACACCTGTCTGCTCAGGCAACAGACGCTTCCCTTTGTGCTTCTTTTCAAAGGCCTCCCGAGCTCTCCCGGCTCTGTGCAGACAGCAGTCAGGGCTGTCGCACAGCTCGGCGGCCGGGGAGCTGACTACAGCACGCAGCCACCAGATGCTCACTACAGGCTGGACAGTGTGgcacagagaagcagaagagagaGGGCTTTGAAATACCCTCTCGCAGCAACCTCAGCCAGTTACTGCCAACTAGGGAAGAGCCACAGTCCCCAGGTCCAGCTGAGAGCATGGCAGAATAATCCAGGGAGAATTCAACCTGCATTGCCACTCTTGGCAACAAGCACACGGATCCACCCTCCCCCTGCTCACAGGCGCAGCCCCTCCAACTCTCCCCTACCtaacttgctgctgctgcccctcgctAGGTTACGACAGACTACGTAACGCACCCCAGCGgctcctgctctgctttcccTTCATGGCTGCTGTGCTCTGTTCAGAGGCAAGGAGCCAACAGGCCTGACCAAGGTTTTCATCCCAGGATACCATCACCACGTTTAGAGACGCTCACTAATCTCTGGGCACGCCATTCAAAGCCAAGTCAGCATCCTTACAAAcaacttccctcctccccttcctgaaGTGGGGCAAGCTGCAGAAAGAGGAAAGGCTTCCACTGGAGTCCAGTACTGGACTCGCTTTGCTGTTCCCCAATGAACACTCACCACCTCCGTGCCAGTAATGCTGGCCAGCAGCTCGGTGATCGCCTCTCCGGTGAAATCATTAACAGAGACCGTCAGGCCGTGCATCGCTGCTCCAATACTGCCTGTTGCAATCATGGACGGCGGGTATATAGCGAAAGTGTAATCTAGAGGCAGGACAGGAACAGAAGGGGCAAAAATAACAAGCTGTTAGCAAAGACGTGTGTGGACTATAACTTCTTGGGACTGTGATTTCCCTGGAAAACTAGTGAGAGCTAGACAGAGGGTCTCTCCAGCAGAGCGGGCAGAAATGGAGTGAAGCAACGGGAAACACAGGCCAAGTATAGAGTAGCAAGCTCCATTAAGCTACTTCTCTGGGCTTTTCTCACCAAAAGAGGTCCTGAAGATGATGTTGCTCTAGTGACTTAGAGTGGGGCTGATAAAAGCTCAGATTCAATCCTGTCTTTACCCTAGATGCCCTCACAACATATGACCTCCTGCTCCGCAGTCACAGCCTGCAGAGCAAGAGTGGTGACAtggctgctctttctggcatctcCTGGGCACCAATGAAGAGCCACTAGCCTCATCATCCCATTTTGTCAGAGACAGAAAACGAGTAACTGAGCAGCAATGAGCTCCAATTTAAATGAAGGCAAGCATTCAGCTCCCCAAAAAGCCAGATTACTGAAGACTGGCCCAAGGTTGCCAAGCAAGCCTGACTCAAGCCCAGGCTCCCATGCCTGCAGTCACCAGCTCACTTCCCAGCATCCTGGCAGGACGATTCCAGCAGAAAGAGGCACATACCTGTGGCACACAAGGCAATAAAGGTCTGTGCGTGTTTCTTCACCAGCTCCATCTTGTCCTTTGGCAGTGGGAGGTGATGGAGGATGTGAGCCAAGAAATCATTTGCTATCACCGACACTAGGTCCCACTTTAGTTTCCCCAGGACTAGAACCTCCCAGTCCTGTAcagtcagagagagagaaagacagcatGTTACTCAGCTGGCCTAGACCAGCCAGAAACGCTCACGGGATCCAAGAGCAGATAAGCACAAAGCTTATCTGGGTCAGTAAAACAGTGCAATCCATGAGACGGGgcagaaggaaaagagggaatgTCCCTGCTCTGTGACTGGCACAAATCCAACCTTGAGCTGTTGCAAAGCTTGGAGTAAAGATCAAAAGAGGAAGCAATAAATCTAGTTTCTCCTTTCCAAGGTGCAGTCGGATTAGCCTTCAATACTCTCTGCTTTGCAAGGCTGCTGCAACAGCccacaggaaaaaacagagcaagTAGCAGCAGGCATACTGTCCCCATACTCCTTCTCCACTCCTGAAAAGGAGAGGCAGATGGCTGCAGCAGGTCCACGCTCCCAGGAGCGATACAGCTTGGAGCTAACAGAGACGTGCTCCTCTAATCATCGCGGCAAAGGGAATACAGCAGCTCACCTCTGTATGTGCCACTCTGAGCTGCTCAGCACAGGGACTGCCTCCTACAGTGGCTCCGTGGCTAGTAAAACGCAGGAGGCAGCACctgctctccagccagccccTTTGCAGAAGAAGTTAAACCAAGAGAAGGTGGGGGGAACATAACCGAGCTTTTAGGGCTGCGTCCAAACAGCCCAAGCTCCTGTGCGTCATCAGCGATGACATCTGGGACCCCCAACGAGCTCGGGGCTGTGACTAGGCGCTGAGCAAGGAGGTATTTAGCCCAACAGATAGCAAACACCAGGCGCACAGCCCTCAGAGGACAGCACCTTCTAGCCCCAGGCTGGCATATTGGCAGAGCACCTCCCACCCATCACACCTCTTCTCTGCCAAGAGAGCTTCCAGCCAAGCTCAGAAAAGCATCCCCAGCAGTCTCTCAGAAAGGGAGAAGAGCCACGTTCACATCCACCTCTCCTGGCGACCAACAAGCAATGGCTCACTGGTGTTCCCGAGACAGGTGCCAGGTGGCTGCCAATGTCTCTGTCCCACATTGTGCTGTTCTGCCTACGCATCTAACAGAGATATTTCTGTAGTGCCTTCCCCTAGCTGGGCGCTGCACAATCTGCAAGCTGGGGAACAGATGGCAGCAAGGCCCAAGCGCCCCCACTGATGTCAGATAGGGCCACTCCTCTCATCTGCTCAGGCTCTTTGAACTCTGGGCATCAGTCCCAAATCCAGCAAGGAAACCTAAGCACAGAGCAGTCAAGGGCAAGCATTTGGCAGAGTCACCACCCAGAACCCAGGAAGttctgcagcagtttgcacaggcctgcagcaAAACACTCGTCAGGGAAAGCATAAGAAAGGATAGGCCCACGATTAGAGCTTTACTGCAAGGATTTGGGACCTCTGCATTCAGTCCCCCACTCCACCATGAATTTCAAGGCATAAGTGACTGACCTAGGATAAGGGTTTGAAGCAAACTCACTTAAGAGGCCACAGGCTGGCCGGTCTCATTGGGCTAGGTTGCTTTGATGTTACGTCTGGGCATGACTGTCACTGACAGAGCAGTCTCAGGACAGGCAGACAACTGCACGTTCCCAGGATCATTTCCCTTCCCATCCAAGCAGGAACGTCACAGGCAGCCCACATCCAGCACTCGAGCTGCTCGGCCGGTCCCAATTCCCCCATGTCCCAAGCCATGCTCAAGATCTCCGACTCCTGTGCCTGGGGCCACGGCCCTCAGCTTCTCTAGCCTCATTCTCTGGACAAGCAGTAAAGCTGGTCTTGGCACCAGCCGTGCCACCGACGCCACAGAGGACACCTTCATGTCCCACCTCCCTGCTGGTATGGGGCGACACGTCCCTGCCTTGCAAacacacagggaaaggaaaacacGCTGCAGGGGCTGAGCATCGCTCAGCTACGGCTTTGGAAGGATGAAGCTGACCTGGGATTTTTAATCAGATCCCTCCATTTCAAGGCTAGTCCTACCCAGCaggatatctttcttttttcaagtaGCCTAAAATTACAAGGTCAGTCTTGCCCACAGAAGTGCTGAAGGGGTGCTAAAACAGACAGATTTGAAGAAGTGAGATTGATTTTTCATAAGGGCAGGtctccattttctctctctcttttttttttaaactcattcttTCCCCTTACACAACAATACCAGTTTTGAGTTGCTTAAATGAACAGCATTGCTCAACCTGTTCCAAATCCCCCACTATGCCAAATGCGCTGCTTGCCACTTCACAGCCTGTACTTTTCCAACCAGTAAGTGGTATTTTACTCGAACACAGTTGCTAGTCTCCCATATGGATGGCGAGCCTGCTTTCTCTCCTCCTAGTCTTTCTATATTTTTAAGCCAGATTCACAgggtaaaaagcaaaaagaaatctaGCAATAAATTCTAGAGCCTTAGGGTCATGGCACAGGTCATTTAGGGAGCCTGATACAACAGGGCGATTGGaatagaggggaagaaaaggagatgaGGCATGgataagaagaggaaaaaaagacagcgtTAGCCATTGCTTAAACTCAGGCAACACAGTAAGGTGACACAACGAAAGACCCATCGGAGGTGGAGAGCTCTGTACTTTGTCCCTACCTGTCACTAAGCTGAAACCCATCAAGGCAACCAGCAGCCTTGCCAGGAAAGCTGGCTGCTCGCCCACGTGCCAGCCCAGCTTCCTGGGAACAGGGGCACAAGTGCCCGCTGGCACCTTTGGTGGTCACTGCCCTGGGGGCGAGAGGCTGGGGCAGCCAGAGCCCGTCCTCTCTCACATGAGCTGGGAGCACGGCCCTTTTGCAGACCCCGAGGACAAGATTACAAtaaggactttggacttgcttcatGAGCAGTGATCTCTGCATGGATTGCTACACCTGAGAGGGGAGCTCCTGAGCACAGAGGGGACACCAGCCCAGCATCATCTGGGCTCTTGTTCTTCACGTTTCCTCCCAGAACTGCGAGCCAGCTCCCAGGCATCACCAGAGGCACATAGCATCCACGCTGGATCCATCAGTGCAGCAGAACCAGTCCCCATTGGGACCTGTTTTGTCAGATGACGACCAGCTGTGGGACATCACCTGGGACATGCTCGCTCGTGCTACCCCAGCACCGATCCGCAACCACAGCCCATCCATTTGCAACGCACAGACGTGCGTTTTTTCCAGCTACTACAGAGGTTCACCACATTCTTGAAAAATGTCATCATGACAGGCCTGATCCCGAGACTCAGCCAGcactagagatgcttgctgaaggcGACAGGAGCTGAGGAGCGTCACCAGCTCACAGGGTTTCGCTCAGGGAAGTCTCCTCCTGCCAAACAGCCCTGCTCCTCGCTTTTCTCCTGCTCACCCCTGGGACTTGCCGCTCTCCGCGCAGCATGTCAGAATCTCTGAATCACTTTATCTGTGGAAGAAGCAGAACAAAAGGCTGCAAGAGATAGGCAAGCAGGTTTGCGACAGCAGCACCGCTCCATATAGCAAACATCCTTTTCCTGGCATTTTGATTTGCATCTAATTGAATCAGTCTCTGCCTGGCTAatgaaagagagggggaaaaagtggaAAATACTCCTTTGTTTCTTCAGCCTGCAGAGCCCACCTTCCTGTTGGAAGGGCTTCAAACTGGCAACGCTGCCCAACAAGAATCCCATCGGGTCCCTTTTCTGGGAGATCACCTAGTGCAGAGCTCCCCATGCCAGGCCAGGGTCCCTAGGGGTAGAAACCATACCCTAGCTGAGCTTTCCAACTGCAAGCTTGTTCCCTTGATCTCTCCCAGCTGCATGCTGCATGCCTTACAAAATAAACTAATAATATAAAAGCAGCAACCACCATTCCTCATTACTCCCCCTGCTCTTACAAGGTGATCTCAGAGCACAGACCTCTTTTGATAAAATAGCCTTCTTGCCCTGGTTGCTGTCTCTGCCCCCTCTCATTCTGACAGCACAGTCACAAGCAGAAATGGTTTTACTCAATTTGTAGCTCCACAAACTCAGACTGGGATGTGACAGACACACTGGCTTTTCTCCTTGCTGTGTAGCGACAGTCGCTCTGTAAATTAAGTTCTGCCTTCACCC is a window of Struthio camelus isolate bStrCam1 chromosome 24, bStrCam1.hap1, whole genome shotgun sequence DNA encoding:
- the CCND3 gene encoding G1/S-specific cyclin-D3 isoform X1, producing the protein MELLCVEGIPRVPRAERDPQLLGDRRVLQNLLSQEERYSPHASYFHCVQKEIKPHMRKMLAFWMLEVCEEQKCEEEVFPLAMNYVDRYLSSVPMRKSHLQLLGAVCMLLASKLRETMPLTVEKLCIYTDNSITPQQLLDWEVLVLGKLKWDLVSVIANDFLAHILHHLPLPKDKMELVKKHAQTFIALCATDYTFAIYPPSMIATGSIGAAMHGLTVSVNDFTGEAITELLASITGTEVPCCSSALPCASRKRASFLLCSPPLCKDCLKGCQEQIEAALAESLKQVSQSQQEYRATKTAAYSASQPTSTPTDVTDINL
- the CCND3 gene encoding G1/S-specific cyclin-D3 isoform X2; translation: MELLCVEGIPRVPRAERDPQLLGDRRVLQNLLSQEERYSPHASYFHCVQKEIKPHMRKMLAFWMLEVCEEQKCEEEVFPLAMNYVDRYLSSVPMRKSHLQLLGAVCMLLASKLRETMPLTVEKLCIYTDNSITPQQLLDWEVLVLGKLKWDLVSVIANDFLAHILHHLPLPKDKMELVKKHAQTFIALCATDYTFAIYPPSMIATGSIGAAMHGLTVSVNDFTGEAITELLASITGTEVDCLKGCQEQIEAALAESLKQVSQSQQEYRATKTAAYSASQPTSTPTDVTDINL